The Natrinema pellirubrum DSM 15624 region TTCATCGTGTGTATAGTCCCGGTCGAGCTGAATCATACCCCAGAGGGACGGTCCCTGTCCGTCGGTTCCGTCGATTTTCCGTCTCGGACTGATGGCCGGCGCCGACGAACCGGCCGGGGAACCGGTCGATCGAAATTCGTGTATGAATACCGAAAGGACATCGAAAAGTTTCGAGGTCTGATGGATAAAGGCCGGTCGATCGATATCGGTCGGAAGGTGGCGACGGAACGAGGACGTCGGCGATCGCCGAGCGCTAGATCTCCTCGACGTACGTGTACGACTCCGACAGTGCCTCGGCGTCCTCTCGGAGCAGGGCAACGACGAGACAGTCGACGTACTCCTCGAAGTAGGCCACGAGGTCGGCGATCCGGTTCGAGTCGATCGCCTCGAGCGAGTCCAGCAGCATGAACGGGACGATCTCGTAGACGTCGTGGACCAGGTAGCCAGCCAGCGCGAAGACGAGCCCGGTGACCTCGCGTTCGCTCTCCGAGAGGTGGTCGACGGTGTCCTCGTAGGTGCGGCCGTCCTCGGTCGTCCGGACGATGTGGAGGTCGAAGGCCGTCCGCGAGACCTTCCGTCGGCCCTCCCGGACCGTCCGCTCGCGGCGTTCGATCCAAATCCGGTCGATGTTGCGGTACTCGAGGATCGAGAGGATCGAGTCCATGTGGTCGTTAAAGGCGTCGACGGCGTTCTCCTCGATCCGGTCGACCCGTGTTCGAAGGTCCGTCAGTTCGTCCTCGACCGTCTCGCGACGCTCCTCGAGGTCACTTCGCTCCTCGATCTTCTCCTCGATCTCCGCGATTCGCGCTTCGACCTCGTCGCGTTCGGCCTCGAGGTCCTCCAGTTCGAGTTCGAGCCGGTTCAGGTCGCGGTGGGTATCGATAACCTCGCCGTACTCGGCGTTCTCGTAGGTTTCGGCGTCCGATTCGAGGTCTTCGACGCGTGCCCGCTGCTCTTCGAGGTCGGCCTCGAGGGCCTCGATACGGTCCGTGCGGCGCTCGAGTTCGTCCTCGACGGCCTCGAGTCGCGTTTCGATCTCCCCGCGCTTTTGGCGTTGCTCGCGCAGTTCCTTTCGCCGGTCGGAGAGGTCGTCGATCTGCTCTTGGAGATCGCTGCGCTCGTCGAGTTTCCGCTGGCGGAGCGAGCGCAGTCGGTCGAGCGTCGCCTCGATCCGGTCGCGGTCGACCCGGGAGCCACACGTCCAACAGACGACGTCGTCCGAGTCCGCCAGCAGCTGGTCGGTCACGTCGCCGTCGTCGTCCGCGGCCGCTCCGTCGTCGACCTCGAGATCGACGTCGAAGCCGTCCTCCGCGAGCCGTTCCTCGTTGAACCGGATCACGCTCTGGAGTTCGCTGACGGTCGTATCGAGCGACCGCTTTCGGTCCCGCAGCTCCTGGACACGGCCTTCGAGGCGATCCGGCGACTCGGGGTCGTCGTCGAACGCCTCGAGTTCCGCCGTGAGGTCGTCGCGTTCGGCCTCGAGTTCGGCGCGGCTCTCGCGTTCGGTCTCGAGATCGTACTCGATCGACTCGAGTTCG contains the following coding sequences:
- a CDS encoding archaea-specific SMC-related protein, which produces MSSQESVTSSITVAAENIGGIDSTEVTLAPGVNVLTGRNATNRTSFLQTIMAALGSRRSSLKGDADDGRVELTFDDERYMRSLTRRNGEVVFDGDPYLDEPELADLFAFLLESNEARRAVRSGDDLREIIMRPIDTDEIEAEIDRLEAEKRDLDGRLEELAQLDNELPDLESDRVALANEIEATEERIADLEAELEAFDLDVEASRERKDAIESAFTDLQEARTELESIEYDLETERESRAELEAERDDLTAELEAFDDDPESPDRLEGRVQELRDRKRSLDTTVSELQSVIRFNEERLAEDGFDVDLEVDDGAAADDDGDVTDQLLADSDDVVCWTCGSRVDRDRIEATLDRLRSLRQRKLDERSDLQEQIDDLSDRRKELREQRQKRGEIETRLEAVEDELERRTDRIEALEADLEEQRARVEDLESDAETYENAEYGEVIDTHRDLNRLELELEDLEAERDEVEARIAEIEEKIEERSDLEERRETVEDELTDLRTRVDRIEENAVDAFNDHMDSILSILEYRNIDRIWIERRERTVREGRRKVSRTAFDLHIVRTTEDGRTYEDTVDHLSESEREVTGLVFALAGYLVHDVYEIVPFMLLDSLEAIDSNRIADLVAYFEEYVDCLVVALLREDAEALSESYTYVEEI